One Owenweeksia hongkongensis DSM 17368 genomic region harbors:
- the porL gene encoding type IX secretion system motor protein PorL/GldL produces the protein MALIDVNSKRFKNFMAKLYGWGAAVVILGAMFKILHFPGADIMLIVGLTTEAVIFFFSAFEKPHEELDWTLVYPELAGMEDPDTEYNRTTGLTATQELDNMLADAKIDGALIDSLGEGLRNFGDAANKLNSTVEAAAATKEYGEQLSLASKNMESLNALYAVQLESSANHMEAQNALIGNLTSTINDSEKLSSEVTSLVSNIGKLNNVYGGMLSAMNINKN, from the coding sequence ATGGCTTTAATAGATGTAAATAGTAAAAGATTCAAGAACTTCATGGCCAAATTGTATGGCTGGGGAGCAGCAGTAGTTATTCTTGGAGCGATGTTTAAGATTCTTCACTTTCCTGGTGCAGATATCATGCTTATTGTTGGTCTTACTACTGAGGCTGTAATCTTTTTCTTTTCAGCTTTCGAAAAGCCACATGAGGAGCTTGACTGGACATTGGTATACCCTGAACTTGCTGGAATGGAAGATCCTGATACAGAATACAATCGCACCACCGGTCTTACAGCAACTCAAGAGTTAGACAATATGCTTGCTGATGCTAAAATTGATGGAGCCCTTATTGACAGTTTAGGGGAAGGTCTTAGAAATTTTGGTGATGCTGCAAATAAACTTAACAGTACTGTTGAAGCAGCAGCAGCTACCAAAGAATATGGTGAGCAATTAAGTTTAGCCTCTAAAAACATGGAGTCTTTGAACGCCCTTTATGCAGTTCAACTAGAAAGCTCTGCAAACCACATGGAAGCACAAAATGCTCTTATCGGTAACCTTACTAGTACTATTAACGACTCAGAAAAATTAAGCTCTGAAGTAACTTCTTTGGTGAGCAATATTGGTAAGCTTAATAACGTTTATGGCGGAATGCTTTCTGCAATGAATATTAACAAAAATTAA
- the porM gene encoding type IX secretion system motor protein PorM/GldM, with protein MAGGKQTPRQKMINMMYLVLTALLALNISKDILDALTKLNISLDQTVQTVDKKNADIYSAFAAAASENPEKAGEWNTKAQEVKKQSDDLYNYIAQLKTDLIEVSGGVDKETGLPKSLDAREKPINYLLNQKHASELKSKIDAYRDNVSQYVADKPQLQSNIATSFDTGDQEVGKDKVKTSWESANFEHFPLAAILPFLTDYQAKVRNTESDVISELQRNIGKSDLKFTGVRAIVMPKSNYVTQGDEYEAEVFLAAYDDTQEPEITINGQALSSEQIENGKGKVTFKASSVGEQKWAGVIKISQMGKDPIEYPIEASYTVAPPSVVISPTKMNVLYRGVDNPLDIGVPGVDPSKLTVTGPGIKKLGNGTYMADVTNVSGREMSISVSVQEIDENGKTVSRNMGSKEFRVKGLPPAQGSVFGKSEGIMSKSLISKAVVKATYQDFPFDLDLTVTAFEIAVPGFPPEQVRGDKLPEGVKTRISKLRPGSTISIRNIKAVVAGKGTRVPQIGNISIDVN; from the coding sequence ATGGCAGGTGGAAAACAAACCCCAAGGCAGAAGATGATTAACATGATGTACCTCGTGTTAACTGCTCTTCTTGCCCTAAACATTTCGAAGGATATCCTGGATGCACTTACTAAGCTTAATATTAGCTTGGATCAAACCGTGCAAACTGTAGATAAGAAGAATGCAGATATTTATAGTGCTTTTGCAGCAGCCGCTTCTGAAAACCCAGAAAAAGCTGGTGAGTGGAACACAAAAGCTCAGGAAGTGAAGAAGCAGTCTGATGATCTTTACAACTATATAGCGCAGCTAAAAACTGATCTTATAGAAGTGAGTGGTGGTGTAGATAAAGAAACAGGCCTTCCTAAAAGTTTGGATGCCCGTGAGAAACCAATTAACTACCTTCTAAATCAAAAGCATGCTTCTGAATTAAAAAGTAAAATTGATGCATATAGAGATAATGTATCTCAATATGTTGCTGATAAACCTCAGCTTCAATCAAACATTGCTACAAGTTTTGACACTGGAGATCAAGAAGTAGGTAAAGACAAAGTAAAAACCTCTTGGGAAAGCGCAAACTTTGAGCACTTCCCATTGGCTGCTATTTTACCATTCCTTACAGATTATCAAGCTAAGGTTCGTAATACTGAATCAGATGTAATTAGTGAGCTGCAGCGTAACATTGGTAAAAGCGACTTGAAGTTTACTGGTGTACGTGCTATCGTTATGCCAAAATCTAATTATGTAACTCAAGGTGACGAGTATGAGGCTGAAGTTTTCTTGGCGGCATATGATGACACCCAGGAGCCTGAAATCACCATTAACGGACAAGCTCTTTCTTCTGAGCAAATCGAAAATGGGAAGGGAAAGGTTACATTTAAAGCTTCCTCTGTTGGAGAACAAAAGTGGGCTGGAGTTATCAAGATTAGTCAAATGGGTAAAGATCCTATTGAGTACCCTATTGAAGCAAGCTACACAGTAGCTCCTCCTTCAGTTGTAATTTCTCCAACTAAGATGAATGTGCTATATAGAGGTGTTGACAACCCTCTTGACATTGGCGTTCCTGGTGTAGACCCATCAAAGTTAACGGTAACCGGTCCTGGTATCAAAAAACTTGGTAACGGAACTTATATGGCAGATGTAACTAATGTCTCTGGTAGAGAAATGTCCATAAGCGTTTCTGTTCAAGAAATAGACGAAAACGGCAAAACAGTAAGCCGTAATATGGGTAGCAAAGAATTCCGTGTAAAAGGTTTGCCACCAGCACAAGGAAGTGTTTTTGGGAAATCAGAAGGTATTATGTCCAAGAGTTTGATCAGTAAAGCCGTTGTTAAGGCTACTTATCAAGATTTTCCTTTTGACTTAGATCTAACGGTTACAGCTTTTGAAATTGCTGTTCCTGGTTTTCCACCAGAGCAAGTACGTGGCGATAAGCTACCAGAAGGTGTAAAAACCCGTATTTCTAAGCTTAGACCCGGTTCTACCATTTCTATAAGAAATATTAAGGCTGTTGTAGCTGGTAAAGGAACCCGTGTACCTCAAATTGGCAACATTTCTATAGACGTTAATTAA